The following proteins are encoded in a genomic region of Pseudodesulfovibrio mercurii:
- the secA gene encoding preprotein translocase subunit SecA translates to MFKKIFGSKNDRYLKKLTPIIARINALEPEMEALADIDFPAKVAAWKGQVAAGEKTLDDLLPECFALVREAGRRAFDPPMRHFDVQLIGGIVLHQGKIAEMKTGEGKTLVATLAVVLNALSGKGVHVVTVNDYLARRDAEWMGQLYNFLGLTVGVIVHGLNDQERQEAYRADITYGTNNEFGFDYLRDNMKFYKEQLVQRPLNFAIVDEVDSILIDEARTPLIISGPGEKSSGLYRRVDAIVPKLVKSSPTDPEDKDAVPDGDFVLDEKTKSITLTDAGVEKVEGLLGLDNLFDPQNIALQHHVLQAVKAHHCFQRDVEYIVKDDQVVLVDEFTGRLMPGRRLSDGLHQAIEAKENVKVEAENQTLASITFQNYFRMYEKLAGMTGTADTEAVEFQQIYGLEVIVIPTNMPMVREDNPDSIYKTQEEKYKAIAEDIEDCHRRGQPVLVGTVSIEKSELISNLLKKLKVPHNVLNAKQHEREAEIVLEAGHKGKVTIATNMAGRGTDIKLGEGVCELGGLHIIGTERHESRRIDNQLRGRAGRQGDPGSSRFYLALDDDLMRLFGSDRLKGIMEKLGLEDGMAIENKMVSNAIEKSQTRVEGHHYEIRKQLLEYDDVMNQQREAIYGLRRELMETKEVESIAREYADDLLEDILEAALDVKGGADKETVESVRARLEEVFNFERFPEWAKSGLPDMDQAHKWVDDIFAYLRASTGEHYQEILRYFLLDSLDRNWKEHLLNMDHLRDGIGLRGYGQKDPKQEYKREGFELFSELVYTIKENALRAFSHLRIQAEVKDDEFKHEDTDDLQYTDSGSAQDKKPVTVRKDAKIPRNAPCPCGSGKKYKKCCGA, encoded by the coding sequence ATGTTCAAAAAGATCTTCGGTTCCAAGAACGACCGATACCTCAAGAAGCTCACGCCGATCATCGCGCGGATCAACGCGCTCGAACCGGAGATGGAGGCCCTGGCCGACATCGATTTTCCGGCCAAGGTCGCGGCCTGGAAGGGGCAGGTGGCTGCGGGCGAGAAGACCCTGGACGACCTGCTGCCCGAGTGCTTCGCCCTGGTCCGCGAGGCGGGCAGACGCGCCTTCGACCCGCCCATGCGCCACTTCGACGTCCAGCTCATCGGCGGCATCGTCCTGCACCAGGGCAAGATCGCCGAGATGAAGACCGGCGAGGGCAAGACCCTGGTCGCCACCCTGGCCGTGGTCCTCAACGCCCTGTCCGGCAAGGGCGTGCACGTGGTCACGGTCAACGACTACCTGGCCCGGCGCGACGCCGAATGGATGGGCCAGCTGTATAATTTCCTCGGCCTGACCGTGGGCGTCATCGTCCACGGCCTGAACGATCAGGAGCGCCAGGAGGCCTACCGGGCCGACATCACCTACGGGACCAACAACGAGTTCGGCTTCGACTACCTGCGCGACAACATGAAGTTCTACAAGGAGCAGCTGGTCCAGCGGCCGCTCAACTTCGCCATCGTGGACGAGGTGGACTCCATCCTCATCGACGAGGCCCGGACCCCGCTGATCATCTCCGGCCCGGGCGAGAAGTCGTCGGGCCTGTACCGCCGCGTGGACGCCATCGTGCCCAAGCTCGTCAAGTCGAGCCCCACGGACCCCGAGGACAAGGACGCCGTGCCCGACGGCGACTTCGTCCTGGATGAGAAGACCAAGTCCATCACCCTGACCGACGCGGGCGTGGAAAAGGTCGAGGGGCTGCTCGGCCTGGACAACCTCTTCGACCCGCAGAACATCGCCCTCCAGCACCACGTGCTCCAGGCGGTCAAGGCGCATCACTGCTTCCAGCGCGACGTGGAGTACATCGTCAAGGACGACCAGGTGGTTCTGGTGGACGAGTTCACCGGCCGCCTCATGCCGGGCCGCCGCCTGTCCGACGGTCTGCACCAGGCCATCGAGGCCAAGGAGAACGTCAAGGTCGAGGCCGAGAACCAGACGCTGGCGTCCATCACCTTCCAGAACTATTTCCGCATGTACGAGAAACTGGCGGGCATGACCGGCACGGCAGACACCGAGGCCGTGGAGTTCCAGCAGATCTACGGGCTGGAGGTCATCGTCATCCCGACCAACATGCCCATGGTTCGCGAGGACAACCCGGACTCCATCTACAAGACCCAGGAAGAGAAGTACAAGGCCATCGCCGAGGACATCGAGGACTGCCACCGGCGCGGCCAGCCCGTCCTGGTGGGCACGGTCTCCATCGAGAAGTCCGAGCTGATCTCCAACCTGCTGAAGAAGCTCAAGGTCCCGCACAACGTGCTGAACGCCAAGCAGCACGAGCGCGAGGCCGAGATCGTCCTCGAGGCGGGCCACAAGGGCAAGGTGACCATCGCCACCAACATGGCCGGCCGCGGCACGGACATCAAGCTCGGCGAGGGCGTCTGCGAACTGGGCGGCCTGCACATCATCGGCACCGAGCGCCACGAGTCCCGGCGCATCGACAACCAGCTGCGCGGCCGCGCGGGCCGTCAGGGCGACCCCGGCTCCTCGCGCTTCTACCTGGCGCTGGACGACGACCTCATGCGCCTGTTCGGCTCCGACCGCCTCAAGGGCATCATGGAAAAACTGGGCCTCGAAGACGGCATGGCCATCGAGAACAAGATGGTCTCCAACGCCATCGAGAAGTCCCAGACCCGCGTGGAAGGGCACCACTACGAGATCCGCAAGCAGCTCCTCGAATACGACGACGTCATGAACCAGCAGCGCGAGGCCATCTACGGCCTGCGCCGCGAGCTCATGGAGACCAAGGAAGTGGAGTCCATCGCCCGCGAGTACGCCGACGACCTCCTGGAGGACATCCTCGAGGCCGCCCTGGACGTCAAGGGCGGGGCGGACAAGGAGACGGTCGAGTCGGTGCGCGCCCGCCTGGAGGAGGTCTTCAATTTCGAGCGCTTCCCGGAGTGGGCCAAGTCCGGCCTGCCCGACATGGACCAGGCCCACAAGTGGGTGGACGACATCTTCGCCTACCTGCGTGCCTCCACCGGCGAGCACTACCAGGAGATTCTGCGCTATTTCCTGCTCGACTCCCTGGACCGCAACTGGAAGGAGCACCTGCTGAACATGGACCACCTGCGCGACGGCATCGGCCTGCGCGGGTACGGCCAGAAGGACCCCAAGCAGGAGTACAAGCGCGAGGGTTTCGAGCTCTTCTCCGAGCTGGTCTACACCATCAAGGAGAACGCCCTGCGCGCCTTCTCCCACCTGCGCATCCAGGCCGAGGTCAAGGACGACGAGTTCAAGCACGAGGACACCGACGACCTGCAGTACACGGACTCCGGGTCCGCCCAGGACAAGAAGCCCGTCACCGTGCGCAAGGACGCCAAGATTCCGCGCAACGCGCCCTGTCCCTGCGGCAGCGGCAAGAAGTACAAGAAGTGCTGCGGGGCCTGA